The following are encoded in a window of Coregonus clupeaformis isolate EN_2021a chromosome 22, ASM2061545v1, whole genome shotgun sequence genomic DNA:
- the gab1 gene encoding GRB2-associated-binding protein 1 isoform X6: MSGGDVVCSGWLRKSPPEKKLRRYAWKKRWFVLRSGRLSGDPDVLEYYKNDHAKKPIRVIDLNLCEQVDAGLTFNKKDLEHSFIFDIKTIDRVFYLVADTEDDMNKWVRCICDICGFNPTDDEAAKAAHQAGSGGSVVDTPPHPGLGVLGGPPAMLTNVPPPYQPVSVRHLDSESSLDEPQDYLWLVNCESKKPEPNRAHAECSKSTSSETDLNDNVPAHRTPTSTSSSSSKHANGFFFSVPPPHPASASSIYDSPPSRGASLSTDLSSGLYQLPRSYSQDTVLLPKSASTSSPPIPVDGDAPELYVFNTPSRKPSMETQMRNLSVSYDIPPTPGSNCTYQVPRGPPSGGSEGGDVMPPPRPPKPSLNSLTSGHPPPPAERSPTDTYCVPRSMSETDGNYCVPTSAGSKALRSNTIGTMDSSRLRKDLVSQDCYDIPRSFPSDKSCSFDFNESFNSYLPTSLSAPPPLQKNKGMMPVGSQSMEEVDQNYVPMNANSPSHHRSGSLSGCEPIMEPNYVPMTPGPGTLEFSLGKQVPPPAHMGFRSSPKTPPRRPMLISDCQPPPVDRNLKPDRKGQSPKIIRAKGVGLERTDSQTVGEFPRRRKAKPAPLEIKPLPEWEDSSAPVRSPVTRSFARDPSRFPMPPRPPSVHSTASSTDSEDCDENYVAMVSKADELNMKRGAPMTADGGSSPMVKPKGDKQVEYLDLDLDPGKSTPPRKKKSNGIGLAVSDERVDYVVVDQQRTQALKSTREAWNDGRQSTETDTSTKGPK; this comes from the exons gcatGGAAGAAGCGGTGGTTTGTTCTCCGCAGCGGCCGTCTCTCGGGCGACCCAGACGTGCTGGAATACTACAAGAATGACCACGCCAAGAAGCCCATCCGCGTGATCGACCTCAACCTGTGTGAACAG GTGGACGCAGGGCTCACGTTCAACAAGAAGGACCTGGAGCACAGCTTCATCTTCGACATCAAGACCATCGACCGCGTCTTCTACCTGGTGGCCGACACGGAGGACGACATGAACAAGTGGGTCCGCTGCATCTGTGACATCTGCGGCTTCAACCCCACAGACGACG AAGCGGCGAAGGCTGCCCACCAGGCGGGCAGCGGTGGCTCAGTGGTGGACACACCCCCTCACCCGGGGTTGGGCGTGCTGGGGGGTCCTCCGGCCATGCTGACCAACGTGCCCCCTCCCTACCAGCCAGTCAGCGTGCGCCACTTGGACTCAGAGTCCAGCCTGGATGAACCCCAGGACTACCTGTGGCTGGTCAACTGTGAGAGCAAGAAGCCAGAGCCCAACAG AGCCCACGCCGAGTGTTCCAAGTCGACCTCGTCGGAGACGGACCTGAACGACAACGTCCCTGCCCACCGCACGCCAACCTCCActagctcctcctcctccaagcaCGCCAACGGCTTCTTCTTCTCTGTCCCGCCCCCTCACCCCGCCTCCGCCTCCTCCATCTACGACTCCCCGCCCTCCCGCGGCGCCTCCCTCTCCACCGACCTCTCCTCTGGCCTCTACCAACTCCCCCGCTCCTATTCCCAGGACACCGTGCTCCTCCCCAAGTCGGCCTCCACCTCCTCGCCCCCCATCCCAGTCGACGGCGACGCCCCGGAGCTCTACGTCTTCAACACGCCCTCGCGGAAGCCCTCCATGGAGACTCAGATGAGGAACCTGTCGGTTAGCTACGATATTCCTCCCACACCAGGCAGTAACTGTACCTATCAGGTGCCTCGAGGTCCACCAAGTGGTGGGTCTGAGGGTGGTGACGTGATGCCTCCCCCCCGGCCCCCCAAGCCTTCACTCAACTCCCTGACCTCTGGGCACCCGCCGCCCCCCGCGGAGCGCTCGCCCACGGACACGTACTGCGTGCCGCGCTCGATGTCGGAGACGGACGGGAACTACTGCGTGCCCACCAGCGCCGGGAGCAAGGCCCTGCGGAGCAACACCATCGGCACCATGGACTCATCACGCCTCAGGAAAG ATCTTGTGTCCCAGGACTGTTACGATATCCCCAGGTCGTTTCCCTCTGACAAGAGCTGCTCGTTTGACTTCAACGAAAGCTTCAACAGCTACTTG cctacctctctctctgccccccctccccTTCAGAAAAACAAAGGCATGATGCCAGTGGGCagccagtccatggaggaagttGACCAGAACTACGTACCCATGAACGCAAACTCCCCGTCCCACCACCGCTCCGGCAGCCTGTCGGGCTGTGAACCCATCATGGAACCCAACTATGTACCCATGACCCCGGGCCCGGGCACGTTAGAGTTCTCCCTGGGCAAGCAGGTTCCCCCGCCGGCCCACATGGGGTTTCGCTCAAGCCCCAAGACCCCACCCCGCAGGCCCATGCTCATCAGCGATTGTCAGCCCCCGCCCGTGGACCGCAACCTCAAACCGGACCGCAaag GTCAGAGTCCTAAAATAATAAGAGCAAAGGGTGTTGGTTTAGAGCGAACCGACTCTCAGACCGTAGGGGAGTTCCCAAGACGACGCAAGG CCAAGCCCGCCCCTTTGGAGATCAAGCCCCTACCTGAGTGGGAGGATTCATCTGCGCCCGTCCGCTCGCCTGTCACCAGGTCATTCGCTCGGGA TCCCTCCAGGTTCCCCATGCCTCCCAGGCCTCCCTCGGTGCATAGCACCGCCTCCAGCACCGACTCCGAGGACTGTGATGAGAATTATGTAGCCATGGTCTCTAAGGCAGATGAACTA AACATGAAGCGGGGTGCGCCCATGACGGCGGACGGGGGGAGCAGCCCAATGGTGAAGCCCAAAGGAGACAAGCAGGTGGAGTACCTGGACCTAGACCTGGACCCCGGCAAGTCCACCCCACCACGGAAG AAGAAGAGTAATGGGATTGGTCTGGCGGTGTCAGATGAGCGGGTGGACTACGTAGTGGTGGACCAGCAGCGGACGCAGGCCCTCAAGAGCACCCGGGAGGCCTGGAACGACGGACGCCAGTCCACAGAGACAGACACCTCCACCAAAGGGCCCAAGTGA
- the gab1 gene encoding GRB2-associated-binding protein 1 isoform X3 — protein sequence MSGGDVVCSGWLRKSPPEKKLRRYAWKKRWFVLRSGRLSGDPDVLEYYKNDHAKKPIRVIDLNLCEQVDAGLTFNKKDLEHSFIFDIKTIDRVFYLVADTEDDMNKWVRCICDICGFNPTDDEAAKAAHQAGSGGSVVDTPPHPGLGVLGGPPAMLTNVPPPYQPVSVRHLDSESSLDEPQDYLWLVNCESKKPEPNSSVTPLPPTPLPPSEGDQEYLLLGECESKGAPSPPQVNQAHAECSKSTSSETDLNDNVPAHRTPTSTSSSSSKHANGFFFSVPPPHPASASSIYDSPPSRGASLSTDLSSGLYQLPRSYSQDTVLLPKSASTSSPPIPVDGDAPELYVFNTPSRKPSMETQMRNLSVSYDIPPTPGSNCTYQVPRGPPSGGSEGGDVMPPPRPPKPSLNSLTSGHPPPPAERSPTDTYCVPRSMSETDGNYCVPTSAGSKALRSNTIGTMDSSRLRKDLVSQDCYDIPRSFPSDKSCSFDFNESFNSYLKNKGMMPVGSQSMEEVDQNYVPMNANSPSHHRSGSLSGCEPIMEPNYVPMTPGPGTLEFSLGKQVPPPAHMGFRSSPKTPPRRPMLISDCQPPPVDRNLKPDRKGQSPKIIRAKGVGLERTDSQTVGEFPRRRKAKPAPLEIKPLPEWEDSSAPVRSPVTRSFARDPSRFPMPPRPPSVHSTASSTDSEDCDENYVAMVSKADELNMKRGAPMTADGGSSPMVKPKGDKQVEYLDLDLDPGKSTPPRKKKSNGIGLAVSDERVDYVVVDQQRTQALKSTREAWNDGRQSTETDTSTKGPK from the exons gcatGGAAGAAGCGGTGGTTTGTTCTCCGCAGCGGCCGTCTCTCGGGCGACCCAGACGTGCTGGAATACTACAAGAATGACCACGCCAAGAAGCCCATCCGCGTGATCGACCTCAACCTGTGTGAACAG GTGGACGCAGGGCTCACGTTCAACAAGAAGGACCTGGAGCACAGCTTCATCTTCGACATCAAGACCATCGACCGCGTCTTCTACCTGGTGGCCGACACGGAGGACGACATGAACAAGTGGGTCCGCTGCATCTGTGACATCTGCGGCTTCAACCCCACAGACGACG AAGCGGCGAAGGCTGCCCACCAGGCGGGCAGCGGTGGCTCAGTGGTGGACACACCCCCTCACCCGGGGTTGGGCGTGCTGGGGGGTCCTCCGGCCATGCTGACCAACGTGCCCCCTCCCTACCAGCCAGTCAGCGTGCGCCACTTGGACTCAGAGTCCAGCCTGGATGAACCCCAGGACTACCTGTGGCTGGTCAACTGTGAGAGCAAGAAGCCAGAGCCCAACAG CTCTGTgactcctctccctcctactcctctccccccctccgaGGGGGACCAGGAGTACCTCCTTCTGGGGGAGTGTGAGAGCAAaggggctccttctcctcctcaggTTAATCA AGCCCACGCCGAGTGTTCCAAGTCGACCTCGTCGGAGACGGACCTGAACGACAACGTCCCTGCCCACCGCACGCCAACCTCCActagctcctcctcctccaagcaCGCCAACGGCTTCTTCTTCTCTGTCCCGCCCCCTCACCCCGCCTCCGCCTCCTCCATCTACGACTCCCCGCCCTCCCGCGGCGCCTCCCTCTCCACCGACCTCTCCTCTGGCCTCTACCAACTCCCCCGCTCCTATTCCCAGGACACCGTGCTCCTCCCCAAGTCGGCCTCCACCTCCTCGCCCCCCATCCCAGTCGACGGCGACGCCCCGGAGCTCTACGTCTTCAACACGCCCTCGCGGAAGCCCTCCATGGAGACTCAGATGAGGAACCTGTCGGTTAGCTACGATATTCCTCCCACACCAGGCAGTAACTGTACCTATCAGGTGCCTCGAGGTCCACCAAGTGGTGGGTCTGAGGGTGGTGACGTGATGCCTCCCCCCCGGCCCCCCAAGCCTTCACTCAACTCCCTGACCTCTGGGCACCCGCCGCCCCCCGCGGAGCGCTCGCCCACGGACACGTACTGCGTGCCGCGCTCGATGTCGGAGACGGACGGGAACTACTGCGTGCCCACCAGCGCCGGGAGCAAGGCCCTGCGGAGCAACACCATCGGCACCATGGACTCATCACGCCTCAGGAAAG ATCTTGTGTCCCAGGACTGTTACGATATCCCCAGGTCGTTTCCCTCTGACAAGAGCTGCTCGTTTGACTTCAACGAAAGCTTCAACAGCTACTTG AAAAACAAAGGCATGATGCCAGTGGGCagccagtccatggaggaagttGACCAGAACTACGTACCCATGAACGCAAACTCCCCGTCCCACCACCGCTCCGGCAGCCTGTCGGGCTGTGAACCCATCATGGAACCCAACTATGTACCCATGACCCCGGGCCCGGGCACGTTAGAGTTCTCCCTGGGCAAGCAGGTTCCCCCGCCGGCCCACATGGGGTTTCGCTCAAGCCCCAAGACCCCACCCCGCAGGCCCATGCTCATCAGCGATTGTCAGCCCCCGCCCGTGGACCGCAACCTCAAACCGGACCGCAaag GTCAGAGTCCTAAAATAATAAGAGCAAAGGGTGTTGGTTTAGAGCGAACCGACTCTCAGACCGTAGGGGAGTTCCCAAGACGACGCAAGG CCAAGCCCGCCCCTTTGGAGATCAAGCCCCTACCTGAGTGGGAGGATTCATCTGCGCCCGTCCGCTCGCCTGTCACCAGGTCATTCGCTCGGGA TCCCTCCAGGTTCCCCATGCCTCCCAGGCCTCCCTCGGTGCATAGCACCGCCTCCAGCACCGACTCCGAGGACTGTGATGAGAATTATGTAGCCATGGTCTCTAAGGCAGATGAACTA AACATGAAGCGGGGTGCGCCCATGACGGCGGACGGGGGGAGCAGCCCAATGGTGAAGCCCAAAGGAGACAAGCAGGTGGAGTACCTGGACCTAGACCTGGACCCCGGCAAGTCCACCCCACCACGGAAG AAGAAGAGTAATGGGATTGGTCTGGCGGTGTCAGATGAGCGGGTGGACTACGTAGTGGTGGACCAGCAGCGGACGCAGGCCCTCAAGAGCACCCGGGAGGCCTGGAACGACGGACGCCAGTCCACAGAGACAGACACCTCCACCAAAGGGCCCAAGTGA
- the gab1 gene encoding GRB2-associated-binding protein 1 isoform X7 has protein sequence MSGGDVVCSGWLRKSPPEKKLRRYAWKKRWFVLRSGRLSGDPDVLEYYKNDHAKKPIRVIDLNLCEQVDAGLTFNKKDLEHSFIFDIKTIDRVFYLVADTEDDMNKWVRCICDICGFNPTDDEAAKAAHQAGSGGSVVDTPPHPGLGVLGGPPAMLTNVPPPYQPVSVRHLDSESSLDEPQDYLWLVNCESKKPEPNSSVTPLPPTPLPPSEGDQEYLLLGECESKGAPSPPQVNQAHAECSKSTSSETDLNDNVPAHRTPTSTSSSSSKHANGFFFSVPPPHPASASSIYDSPPSRGASLSTDLSSGLYQLPRSYSQDTVLLPKSASTSSPPIPVDGDAPELYVFNTPSRKPSMETQMRNLSVSYDIPPTPGSNCTYQVPRGPPSGGSEGGDVMPPPRPPKPSLNSLTSGHPPPPAERSPTDTYCVPRSMSETDGNYCVPTSAGSKALRSNTIGTMDSSRLRKDLVSQDCYDIPRSFPSDKSCSFDFNESFNSYLKNKGMMPVGSQSMEEVDQNYVPMNANSPSHHRSGSLSGCEPIMEPNYVPMTPGPGTLEFSLGKQVPPPAHMGFRSSPKTPPRRPMLISDCQPPPVDRNLKPDRKAKPAPLEIKPLPEWEDSSAPVRSPVTRSFARDPSRFPMPPRPPSVHSTASSTDSEDCDENYVAMVSKADELNMKRGAPMTADGGSSPMVKPKGDKQVEYLDLDLDPGKSTPPRKKKSNGIGLAVSDERVDYVVVDQQRTQALKSTREAWNDGRQSTETDTSTKGPK, from the exons gcatGGAAGAAGCGGTGGTTTGTTCTCCGCAGCGGCCGTCTCTCGGGCGACCCAGACGTGCTGGAATACTACAAGAATGACCACGCCAAGAAGCCCATCCGCGTGATCGACCTCAACCTGTGTGAACAG GTGGACGCAGGGCTCACGTTCAACAAGAAGGACCTGGAGCACAGCTTCATCTTCGACATCAAGACCATCGACCGCGTCTTCTACCTGGTGGCCGACACGGAGGACGACATGAACAAGTGGGTCCGCTGCATCTGTGACATCTGCGGCTTCAACCCCACAGACGACG AAGCGGCGAAGGCTGCCCACCAGGCGGGCAGCGGTGGCTCAGTGGTGGACACACCCCCTCACCCGGGGTTGGGCGTGCTGGGGGGTCCTCCGGCCATGCTGACCAACGTGCCCCCTCCCTACCAGCCAGTCAGCGTGCGCCACTTGGACTCAGAGTCCAGCCTGGATGAACCCCAGGACTACCTGTGGCTGGTCAACTGTGAGAGCAAGAAGCCAGAGCCCAACAG CTCTGTgactcctctccctcctactcctctccccccctccgaGGGGGACCAGGAGTACCTCCTTCTGGGGGAGTGTGAGAGCAAaggggctccttctcctcctcaggTTAATCA AGCCCACGCCGAGTGTTCCAAGTCGACCTCGTCGGAGACGGACCTGAACGACAACGTCCCTGCCCACCGCACGCCAACCTCCActagctcctcctcctccaagcaCGCCAACGGCTTCTTCTTCTCTGTCCCGCCCCCTCACCCCGCCTCCGCCTCCTCCATCTACGACTCCCCGCCCTCCCGCGGCGCCTCCCTCTCCACCGACCTCTCCTCTGGCCTCTACCAACTCCCCCGCTCCTATTCCCAGGACACCGTGCTCCTCCCCAAGTCGGCCTCCACCTCCTCGCCCCCCATCCCAGTCGACGGCGACGCCCCGGAGCTCTACGTCTTCAACACGCCCTCGCGGAAGCCCTCCATGGAGACTCAGATGAGGAACCTGTCGGTTAGCTACGATATTCCTCCCACACCAGGCAGTAACTGTACCTATCAGGTGCCTCGAGGTCCACCAAGTGGTGGGTCTGAGGGTGGTGACGTGATGCCTCCCCCCCGGCCCCCCAAGCCTTCACTCAACTCCCTGACCTCTGGGCACCCGCCGCCCCCCGCGGAGCGCTCGCCCACGGACACGTACTGCGTGCCGCGCTCGATGTCGGAGACGGACGGGAACTACTGCGTGCCCACCAGCGCCGGGAGCAAGGCCCTGCGGAGCAACACCATCGGCACCATGGACTCATCACGCCTCAGGAAAG ATCTTGTGTCCCAGGACTGTTACGATATCCCCAGGTCGTTTCCCTCTGACAAGAGCTGCTCGTTTGACTTCAACGAAAGCTTCAACAGCTACTTG AAAAACAAAGGCATGATGCCAGTGGGCagccagtccatggaggaagttGACCAGAACTACGTACCCATGAACGCAAACTCCCCGTCCCACCACCGCTCCGGCAGCCTGTCGGGCTGTGAACCCATCATGGAACCCAACTATGTACCCATGACCCCGGGCCCGGGCACGTTAGAGTTCTCCCTGGGCAAGCAGGTTCCCCCGCCGGCCCACATGGGGTTTCGCTCAAGCCCCAAGACCCCACCCCGCAGGCCCATGCTCATCAGCGATTGTCAGCCCCCGCCCGTGGACCGCAACCTCAAACCGGACCGCAaag CCAAGCCCGCCCCTTTGGAGATCAAGCCCCTACCTGAGTGGGAGGATTCATCTGCGCCCGTCCGCTCGCCTGTCACCAGGTCATTCGCTCGGGA TCCCTCCAGGTTCCCCATGCCTCCCAGGCCTCCCTCGGTGCATAGCACCGCCTCCAGCACCGACTCCGAGGACTGTGATGAGAATTATGTAGCCATGGTCTCTAAGGCAGATGAACTA AACATGAAGCGGGGTGCGCCCATGACGGCGGACGGGGGGAGCAGCCCAATGGTGAAGCCCAAAGGAGACAAGCAGGTGGAGTACCTGGACCTAGACCTGGACCCCGGCAAGTCCACCCCACCACGGAAG AAGAAGAGTAATGGGATTGGTCTGGCGGTGTCAGATGAGCGGGTGGACTACGTAGTGGTGGACCAGCAGCGGACGCAGGCCCTCAAGAGCACCCGGGAGGCCTGGAACGACGGACGCCAGTCCACAGAGACAGACACCTCCACCAAAGGGCCCAAGTGA
- the gab1 gene encoding GRB2-associated-binding protein 1 isoform X1: MSGGDVVCSGWLRKSPPEKKLRRYAWKKRWFVLRSGRLSGDPDVLEYYKNDHAKKPIRVIDLNLCEQVDAGLTFNKKDLEHSFIFDIKTIDRVFYLVADTEDDMNKWVRCICDICGFNPTDDEAAKAAHQAGSGGSVVDTPPHPGLGVLGGPPAMLTNVPPPYQPVSVRHLDSESSLDEPQDYLWLVNCESKKPEPNSSVTPLPPTPLPPSEGDQEYLLLGECESKGAPSPPQVNQAHAECSKSTSSETDLNDNVPAHRTPTSTSSSSSKHANGFFFSVPPPHPASASSIYDSPPSRGASLSTDLSSGLYQLPRSYSQDTVLLPKSASTSSPPIPVDGDAPELYVFNTPSRKPSMETQMRNLSVSYDIPPTPGSNCTYQVPRGPPSGGSEGGDVMPPPRPPKPSLNSLTSGHPPPPAERSPTDTYCVPRSMSETDGNYCVPTSAGSKALRSNTIGTMDSSRLRKDLVSQDCYDIPRSFPSDKSCSFDFNESFNSYLPTSLSAPPPLQKNKGMMPVGSQSMEEVDQNYVPMNANSPSHHRSGSLSGCEPIMEPNYVPMTPGPGTLEFSLGKQVPPPAHMGFRSSPKTPPRRPMLISDCQPPPVDRNLKPDRKGQSPKIIRAKGVGLERTDSQTVGEFPRRRKAKPAPLEIKPLPEWEDSSAPVRSPVTRSFARDPSRFPMPPRPPSVHSTASSTDSEDCDENYVAMVSKADELNMKRGAPMTADGGSSPMVKPKGDKQVEYLDLDLDPGKSTPPRKKKSNGIGLAVSDERVDYVVVDQQRTQALKSTREAWNDGRQSTETDTSTKGPK; encoded by the exons gcatGGAAGAAGCGGTGGTTTGTTCTCCGCAGCGGCCGTCTCTCGGGCGACCCAGACGTGCTGGAATACTACAAGAATGACCACGCCAAGAAGCCCATCCGCGTGATCGACCTCAACCTGTGTGAACAG GTGGACGCAGGGCTCACGTTCAACAAGAAGGACCTGGAGCACAGCTTCATCTTCGACATCAAGACCATCGACCGCGTCTTCTACCTGGTGGCCGACACGGAGGACGACATGAACAAGTGGGTCCGCTGCATCTGTGACATCTGCGGCTTCAACCCCACAGACGACG AAGCGGCGAAGGCTGCCCACCAGGCGGGCAGCGGTGGCTCAGTGGTGGACACACCCCCTCACCCGGGGTTGGGCGTGCTGGGGGGTCCTCCGGCCATGCTGACCAACGTGCCCCCTCCCTACCAGCCAGTCAGCGTGCGCCACTTGGACTCAGAGTCCAGCCTGGATGAACCCCAGGACTACCTGTGGCTGGTCAACTGTGAGAGCAAGAAGCCAGAGCCCAACAG CTCTGTgactcctctccctcctactcctctccccccctccgaGGGGGACCAGGAGTACCTCCTTCTGGGGGAGTGTGAGAGCAAaggggctccttctcctcctcaggTTAATCA AGCCCACGCCGAGTGTTCCAAGTCGACCTCGTCGGAGACGGACCTGAACGACAACGTCCCTGCCCACCGCACGCCAACCTCCActagctcctcctcctccaagcaCGCCAACGGCTTCTTCTTCTCTGTCCCGCCCCCTCACCCCGCCTCCGCCTCCTCCATCTACGACTCCCCGCCCTCCCGCGGCGCCTCCCTCTCCACCGACCTCTCCTCTGGCCTCTACCAACTCCCCCGCTCCTATTCCCAGGACACCGTGCTCCTCCCCAAGTCGGCCTCCACCTCCTCGCCCCCCATCCCAGTCGACGGCGACGCCCCGGAGCTCTACGTCTTCAACACGCCCTCGCGGAAGCCCTCCATGGAGACTCAGATGAGGAACCTGTCGGTTAGCTACGATATTCCTCCCACACCAGGCAGTAACTGTACCTATCAGGTGCCTCGAGGTCCACCAAGTGGTGGGTCTGAGGGTGGTGACGTGATGCCTCCCCCCCGGCCCCCCAAGCCTTCACTCAACTCCCTGACCTCTGGGCACCCGCCGCCCCCCGCGGAGCGCTCGCCCACGGACACGTACTGCGTGCCGCGCTCGATGTCGGAGACGGACGGGAACTACTGCGTGCCCACCAGCGCCGGGAGCAAGGCCCTGCGGAGCAACACCATCGGCACCATGGACTCATCACGCCTCAGGAAAG ATCTTGTGTCCCAGGACTGTTACGATATCCCCAGGTCGTTTCCCTCTGACAAGAGCTGCTCGTTTGACTTCAACGAAAGCTTCAACAGCTACTTG cctacctctctctctgccccccctccccTTCAGAAAAACAAAGGCATGATGCCAGTGGGCagccagtccatggaggaagttGACCAGAACTACGTACCCATGAACGCAAACTCCCCGTCCCACCACCGCTCCGGCAGCCTGTCGGGCTGTGAACCCATCATGGAACCCAACTATGTACCCATGACCCCGGGCCCGGGCACGTTAGAGTTCTCCCTGGGCAAGCAGGTTCCCCCGCCGGCCCACATGGGGTTTCGCTCAAGCCCCAAGACCCCACCCCGCAGGCCCATGCTCATCAGCGATTGTCAGCCCCCGCCCGTGGACCGCAACCTCAAACCGGACCGCAaag GTCAGAGTCCTAAAATAATAAGAGCAAAGGGTGTTGGTTTAGAGCGAACCGACTCTCAGACCGTAGGGGAGTTCCCAAGACGACGCAAGG CCAAGCCCGCCCCTTTGGAGATCAAGCCCCTACCTGAGTGGGAGGATTCATCTGCGCCCGTCCGCTCGCCTGTCACCAGGTCATTCGCTCGGGA TCCCTCCAGGTTCCCCATGCCTCCCAGGCCTCCCTCGGTGCATAGCACCGCCTCCAGCACCGACTCCGAGGACTGTGATGAGAATTATGTAGCCATGGTCTCTAAGGCAGATGAACTA AACATGAAGCGGGGTGCGCCCATGACGGCGGACGGGGGGAGCAGCCCAATGGTGAAGCCCAAAGGAGACAAGCAGGTGGAGTACCTGGACCTAGACCTGGACCCCGGCAAGTCCACCCCACCACGGAAG AAGAAGAGTAATGGGATTGGTCTGGCGGTGTCAGATGAGCGGGTGGACTACGTAGTGGTGGACCAGCAGCGGACGCAGGCCCTCAAGAGCACCCGGGAGGCCTGGAACGACGGACGCCAGTCCACAGAGACAGACACCTCCACCAAAGGGCCCAAGTGA